Proteins encoded by one window of Xenopus tropicalis strain Nigerian chromosome 6, UCB_Xtro_10.0, whole genome shotgun sequence:
- the ebag9 gene encoding receptor-binding cancer antigen expressed on SiSo cells isoform X1, protein MAISQFRLFKICTCIASVLAFFKRLICRSGRGRKLSGDQITLPTAVDYSSVPKQVEEWSSWDDEAPTSVKIEGGNGTLSTQTSVEQDEPDYFKDMAPTIRKTQKIVLKKRDPANFGNMDFSDGSIGYSSRLAATQDIPFIHQSAELGDLETWQENSNAWEEEGDASWQAEEVLRQQKMAEREKRMAEQQRKKIEKEAQRLMKKDQNKMGVKLS, encoded by the exons ATGGCCATTTCACAGTTTCGACTTTTCAAGATTTGCACTTGCATTGCTTCCGTGTTAGCCTTCTTCAAGAGATTAATATGCAG gtCTGGTCGAGGCAGGAAGCTAAGTGGGGATCAAATAACTTTACCAACTGCAGTGGATTATTCCTCTGTGCCTAAGCAG GTGGAAGAGTGGAGCTCATGGGATGATGAGGCCCCCACCAGTGTTAAGATCGAAGGTGGCAATGGCACTTTGTCAACACAAACTTCTGTGGAGCAGGATGAACCAGATTACTTCAAGGATATGGCACCAACTATCAGGAAAACACAAAAA ATTGTTTTAAAGAAGAGGGATCCTGCCAACTTTGGGAACATGGATTTCTCTGATGGAAGCATTGGATATTCCAGCAGACTGGCAGCAACACAGGACATTCCATTCATTCATCAGTCC GCAGAACTGGGAGATCTGGAAACCTGGCAAGAAAACTCTAATGCCTGGGAAGAAGAGGGTGATGCATCCTGGCAAGCTGAGGAGGTGCTAAG GCAGCAGAAAATGGCTGAAAGGGAAAAACGAATGGCCGAGCAGCAAAGgaagaaaatagaaaaagaagCCCAGAGACTTATGAAAAAGGATCAAAACAAAATGGGTGTCAAATTGTCCTAA